In Anaerolineales bacterium, the following proteins share a genomic window:
- the fusA gene encoding elongation factor G: MANYPLEKFRNIGIIAHIDAGKTTTTERILFYTGKTHRLGDVDEGNTVTDWMEQERERGITIVSAAVTAEWKGHLINVIDTPGHIDFTAEVQRSLRVLDGGIVVFDAVMGVEPQSETVWRQADRYEVPRICFINKMDRIGASFERSVESIRTRLGANPIPMQLPIGAESGFQGVVDLLTMRSIVWSDDGSKPVEGEVPADLLAAATQQREQMVEAIAETDDDLTVKYLDGQEISIDELKAALRRAIIAGKANAIFCGSSLKNRGVQAVLDAVVDYLPSPLDIPAVKGIDPRTEQPVERHARNDEPASALVFKIVADPYVGRLAYFRVYSGKIEKGGSVYNPVKRQRERIGRLIRMYADRREEVDVIEAGDIGAVLGLKNSITGDTLCDENKQIVLEAISFPEPVISIAVEPKTAVDQDKMAEALHRLAEEDPTFRVKSDPETAQTVISGMGELHLEILVDRMMREYGVQANVGRPRVAYRETITRKVKKAEMRYAKQSGGRGQYGHVVFEMVPDEPGKGVSFENKIVGGAIPKEYIPAVQKGVMEASESGTVGGYPVVDVKVTLYDGSFHEVDSNEMAFKMAASMAFKEGMRLGKAVLMEPIMKVEVTVPEEFLGDIVGQLSARRGEIQGMDHRPGGVQAIRAMMPLSEMFGYATELRSATKGRGAFTMEFDHYTQVSEKLAEELIKAN, encoded by the coding sequence ATGGCTAATTACCCACTTGAGAAGTTTAGAAACATAGGCATTATTGCCCACATTGACGCCGGGAAGACGACCACTACCGAGCGTATCTTGTTCTACACCGGCAAGACCCACCGCCTGGGTGATGTAGACGAGGGCAACACCGTTACCGACTGGATGGAACAAGAGCGCGAGCGCGGCATCACGATTGTGTCTGCCGCAGTGACCGCCGAGTGGAAAGGCCATCTGATCAACGTTATTGACACCCCGGGCCACATTGACTTCACTGCCGAAGTGCAGCGCTCGCTGCGCGTGCTTGACGGCGGTATCGTGGTCTTTGACGCCGTGATGGGTGTCGAGCCGCAGTCTGAAACCGTATGGCGCCAGGCTGACCGCTACGAAGTGCCGCGCATCTGCTTCATCAATAAGATGGACCGCATCGGCGCCTCCTTCGAACGCAGTGTCGAGAGCATCCGCACCCGTTTGGGGGCCAACCCGATCCCGATGCAGTTGCCGATCGGCGCCGAATCCGGCTTCCAGGGCGTGGTGGACCTGCTGACGATGCGCTCGATCGTGTGGTCAGACGATGGCAGCAAGCCGGTGGAAGGCGAAGTACCGGCTGACCTGTTGGCCGCGGCCACCCAGCAGCGCGAGCAGATGGTGGAAGCCATCGCCGAAACCGATGACGATCTGACTGTCAAGTACCTCGATGGCCAGGAGATCTCGATCGATGAGCTCAAGGCAGCCCTGCGCCGTGCCATCATTGCCGGCAAGGCCAACGCAATCTTCTGCGGCTCTTCTTTGAAGAACCGTGGTGTGCAAGCGGTGCTGGATGCGGTAGTGGACTACCTGCCTTCGCCGCTGGACATTCCGGCGGTCAAGGGGATTGACCCGCGCACCGAGCAGCCCGTGGAGCGCCACGCGCGCAACGACGAGCCCGCCTCGGCGCTGGTGTTCAAGATCGTGGCTGACCCGTACGTCGGCCGCCTGGCGTATTTCCGCGTGTACTCCGGCAAGATCGAGAAGGGTGGCTCGGTATACAACCCGGTCAAGCGCCAACGCGAGCGCATCGGCCGCTTGATCCGTATGTATGCTGACCGCCGCGAAGAAGTAGACGTCATCGAAGCGGGTGACATCGGCGCCGTATTGGGCCTGAAGAACTCCATCACCGGTGACACGCTGTGTGATGAGAACAAGCAGATCGTGCTCGAAGCGATCAGCTTCCCCGAGCCGGTGATCTCGATCGCCGTGGAACCCAAAACCGCGGTTGACCAGGACAAGATGGCTGAAGCCTTGCATCGCCTGGCCGAAGAGGATCCCACCTTCCGCGTCAAGTCTGACCCGGAGACAGCCCAAACCGTCATCTCCGGCATGGGCGAGCTCCACCTGGAGATCCTGGTGGATCGCATGATGCGTGAGTATGGCGTGCAGGCCAACGTCGGCCGCCCACGCGTCGCCTACCGCGAAACCATCACGCGCAAAGTCAAGAAGGCCGAAATGCGCTACGCCAAGCAGTCCGGTGGTCGTGGTCAGTACGGTCACGTCGTCTTCGAGATGGTTCCCGATGAGCCCGGCAAGGGCGTAAGCTTCGAGAACAAGATCGTCGGTGGCGCTATTCCTAAGGAATACATCCCCGCCGTGCAAAAGGGCGTGATGGAAGCCTCCGAGTCGGGCACCGTAGGTGGCTACCCGGTGGTTGACGTCAAGGTCACCCTGTACGACGGTTCGTTCCACGAAGTCGACTCGAATGAAATGGCGTTCAAGATGGCTGCCTCGATGGCCTTCAAAGAAGGTATGCGTCTCGGCAAGGCCGTTTTGATGGAGCCGATCATGAAGGTGGAAGTGACCGTGCCCGAAGAGTTCCTGGGTGACATCGTGGGCCAGCTGAGCGCTCGCCGCGGTGAGATCCAGGGTATGGACCATCGCCCCGGTGGGGTGCAGGCTATCCGTGCCATGATGCCGCTTTCGGAAATGTTCGGTTACGCCACCGAGTTGCGCTCGGCCACCAAGGGCCGTGGCGCCTTCACGATGGAATTCGATCACTACACGCAGGTCTCGGAGAAGCTGGCCGAAGAGCTGATCAAAGCCAACTAG
- the rpsG gene encoding 30S ribosomal protein S7 — translation MARRRRPDKRVSTPDVRYKSTEVQAFINRMMLDGKKSTATRLIYDAFDMIEAKTKQNPLEVFQTALKNVGPSMEVRPRRVGGATYQVPMEVSSSRAFALAARWIVASARARGGKSFAEKLAGELSEAAQGQGASVRKKEETHKMAEANRAFSHYRV, via the coding sequence ATGGCACGACGCAGACGCCCAGACAAACGAGTCAGCACCCCCGATGTGCGCTACAAGAGCACCGAGGTGCAGGCTTTTATCAATCGCATGATGCTGGATGGCAAGAAGAGCACGGCCACGCGCCTGATCTACGATGCCTTCGACATGATCGAGGCCAAGACCAAGCAAAACCCGCTGGAAGTCTTTCAGACCGCGTTGAAGAACGTTGGCCCCAGCATGGAAGTGCGCCCCCGCCGTGTGGGTGGCGCCACCTACCAGGTGCCGATGGAAGTGAGCAGCTCGCGCGCCTTCGCGCTGGCCGCCCGCTGGATCGTAGCCTCAGCCCGCGCCCGCGGCGGCAAATCCTTTGCCGAGAAGCTGGCCGGTGAGTTGAGCGAAGCCGCGCAGGGGCAGGGGGCCTCGGTGCGCAAGAAAGAAGAAACCCACAAGATGGCAGAGGCCAACCGCGCCTTCTCCCATTACCGTGTTTAG
- the rpsL gene encoding 30S ribosomal protein S12 has translation MPTINQLVRKGRKTKRGKTKAPALQYVLNTYKQRRIRQAKGAPQKRGVCTVVRTMTPKKPNSALRKIARVRLSNGMEVTAYIPGEGHTLQEHSVVLVRGGRVKDLPGVRYHIVRGTLDTTGVNDRKQARSKYGSKRPKAA, from the coding sequence GTGCCGACAATCAATCAGTTAGTTCGCAAGGGCCGCAAGACCAAGCGCGGCAAAACCAAGGCGCCTGCGCTGCAGTATGTGTTGAACACCTACAAGCAGCGCCGTATCCGCCAGGCTAAGGGTGCGCCGCAGAAGCGTGGTGTTTGCACCGTCGTGCGCACCATGACCCCCAAGAAACCGAATTCGGCCTTGCGCAAGATTGCCCGTGTGCGTCTGAGCAATGGTATGGAAGTGACCGCCTACATCCCGGGTGAGGGCCACACGCTGCAAGAGCACTCCGTAGTGCTGGTGCGTGGCGGCCGTGTGAAGGACCTGCCGGGTGTGCGCTATCACATCGTGCGCGGTACGCTGGATACCACCGGCGTGAATGACCGCAAGCAAGCCCGTTCAAAATATGGCAGCAAGCGGCCTAAGGCCGCCTAA
- a CDS encoding DNA-directed RNA polymerase subunit beta — protein MAQALPTKTYSRLSTQLTLPDLIEVQLSSFRRLKSDGLGDLFHEISPIESYNKGMRLYFPSRTPEAKQWDLKYWFEDPKFSIEECIERDLTYASPLYISVLLAGPDVPEPIKQDIFLGDFPEMTEKGTFIINGTERVVVSQLIRSPGVYFEAPLDRATNRPQATAKLIPDRGAWMEFETRKADYLTLKFNRKRTVPITVLLRALCAVDDGNRTSPLKHGTDEEIMALFADIDTNPDRQFIQATLNQEPEWDTNNGKLTIAQAALIEFFKRMRPGDPATLDNATEFLETQLFDQRHYDLERVGRYKLNQKLGQKDRVALDHRTMTKWDLVNLTRRMILINNGVEHADDIDHLGNRRLKTVGELIQNKLRVGMRRMERVIKERMSIRDQEQLSPITLINIRPMVAALREFYGSSQLSQFMDQTNPLSELRHKRRVSALGPGGLRRERAGFDVRDVHHSHYGRICPIETPEGPNIGLIGNLASFARVNDYGFVETPYRKVTGALPPDDKRLVGRKLREDLVDPKNEKVVAKEGTRIDDKLAKEIAKLGVEEVLVVPYVTDEVHFLSADDEDRYYIAQASALLNEEGEFVRQRASCRYGSSFLFASAEDIEYMDVAPHQVVGISAALIPFLEHDDANRALMGSNMMSQAVPLLVPEVPLVSTGMESHAAKDSGQVIQAEEDGEVVSVSGDEVTIKGSKSKKDRTYKLRKYQRSNQSTCIDQRPAVVKGQRVKKGDVIADSSSTVDGLLALGQNAVVAFLSWEGGNFEDAILISEKMVQDDRFTSIHIEKYELEARDTKLGPEEITRDIPNVGEEAVKDLDEYGIVRIGAEVGPNDILVGKITPKGEKELTPEERLLRAIFGEKSRDVKDTSLRMPHGERGKVVDVQVFSREDNIELSAGVEKMVRVSVAQRRKITAGDKMSGRHGNKGVVSKVVPVEDMPFLEDGTPVDVILNPLGVPGRMNIGQILETHLGWAAKRLGFRALVPVFDGASEYEIEAELARAWLMDQAWKETGEKAWAWLAEQDSAYDAESLEDDNEVRNLYLEQWLGKEYSMSRVAQDMTYARQSTVREWLKDKGYNADDLLAFEHADISLPVRKERGQKATNACARLWLISLGEDDPGKNADDETLRMLAQRAMVKHHKPIPYLGKQALRDGKTGQQYDQPVTVGVMNMLKLHHLVEDKVHARSTGPYSLVTQQPLGGKAQFGGQRFGEMEVWALEAYGASYTLQEMLTVKSDDVVGRVKTYESIVKGEPIEEPGIPASFRVLVKELQSLGLSVEAETEDGVVKFGKEEQRARPPRLGTGLLGLGEDLKKTP, from the coding sequence ATGGCGCAAGCTCTTCCCACCAAAACGTACTCCCGTCTGTCCACGCAGTTGACCCTGCCTGACCTCATCGAGGTGCAGCTCAGCTCGTTCCGCCGTCTCAAGTCGGATGGCTTGGGCGACCTCTTCCATGAGATTTCGCCAATTGAATCCTACAACAAGGGTATGCGCTTGTATTTCCCCAGCCGCACGCCCGAAGCCAAGCAGTGGGATTTGAAGTATTGGTTTGAAGACCCCAAATTCTCCATCGAAGAGTGCATCGAGCGCGATCTTACCTATGCCAGCCCGCTGTACATCTCCGTGCTGCTGGCCGGGCCGGATGTGCCCGAGCCGATCAAGCAAGATATCTTCCTGGGTGACTTCCCTGAGATGACCGAGAAGGGCACCTTCATCATCAACGGTACCGAGCGCGTGGTGGTTTCGCAACTGATCCGCTCGCCGGGTGTGTACTTCGAAGCCCCACTGGACCGCGCCACCAACCGCCCGCAGGCCACCGCCAAGCTGATCCCTGACCGCGGCGCCTGGATGGAGTTCGAGACGCGCAAGGCTGACTACCTGACCCTGAAGTTCAACCGCAAGCGCACCGTGCCCATCACGGTGCTGTTGCGCGCCCTGTGCGCCGTGGATGACGGCAACCGCACCTCGCCGCTCAAGCATGGCACCGACGAAGAGATCATGGCGCTGTTCGCCGATATCGATACCAACCCGGACCGCCAGTTCATTCAGGCCACCCTGAATCAGGAGCCGGAGTGGGACACCAACAATGGCAAGCTCACCATCGCCCAAGCGGCGCTGATCGAATTCTTCAAGCGCATGCGCCCCGGTGACCCGGCCACCTTGGATAACGCTACCGAATTCCTCGAGACCCAGCTGTTCGACCAGCGCCACTATGACCTGGAGCGCGTGGGCCGCTACAAGCTCAATCAGAAGTTGGGCCAGAAGGACCGCGTGGCGCTGGATCACCGCACCATGACCAAGTGGGACTTGGTGAACCTCACCCGGCGCATGATCCTGATCAACAATGGCGTGGAGCACGCCGATGATATTGACCACCTCGGCAACCGCCGCCTCAAGACGGTGGGTGAGCTGATCCAAAACAAGCTGCGCGTGGGTATGCGCCGCATGGAGCGCGTGATCAAAGAGCGCATGTCCATCCGTGACCAGGAACAGCTCTCGCCGATCACGCTGATCAACATCCGCCCGATGGTGGCCGCACTGCGTGAGTTCTACGGCTCCAGCCAGCTCTCGCAGTTCATGGATCAAACCAACCCGCTGTCCGAGCTGCGCCACAAGCGCCGCGTCTCGGCGCTCGGCCCTGGCGGTCTGCGCCGTGAGCGTGCCGGCTTCGATGTGCGTGACGTGCATCACTCGCACTACGGCCGCATCTGCCCGATCGAGACCCCCGAAGGCCCGAACATCGGCCTGATCGGTAACCTGGCCTCCTTCGCCCGCGTGAACGACTATGGCTTCGTGGAGACCCCGTACCGCAAGGTGACCGGGGCGCTGCCGCCGGACGACAAGCGCCTGGTGGGCCGCAAGCTGCGCGAGGACCTGGTGGACCCCAAGAACGAGAAGGTGGTTGCCAAAGAAGGCACGCGCATCGATGACAAGCTGGCCAAGGAAATTGCCAAGCTGGGTGTGGAAGAAGTGCTGGTGGTGCCTTACGTCACCGATGAAGTGCACTTCCTCTCGGCTGATGATGAAGACCGCTACTACATCGCGCAAGCCAGCGCGCTGCTGAACGAAGAGGGTGAGTTTGTGCGCCAGCGTGCTTCGTGCCGCTATGGCTCCAGCTTCCTGTTCGCCAGTGCTGAAGATATTGAATACATGGATGTTGCCCCGCACCAGGTGGTGGGCATCAGTGCTGCGCTGATCCCGTTTCTGGAGCACGACGACGCCAACCGCGCCCTGATGGGTTCGAACATGATGTCGCAAGCCGTGCCGCTGCTGGTGCCCGAAGTGCCGTTGGTCTCCACCGGTATGGAGAGCCACGCCGCCAAAGACTCTGGCCAGGTCATCCAGGCCGAAGAGGACGGCGAAGTCGTCTCCGTGAGCGGTGATGAAGTCACCATCAAGGGCAGCAAGAGCAAGAAGGATCGCACCTACAAGCTGCGCAAATACCAGCGCTCGAACCAGAGCACCTGCATTGACCAGCGCCCGGCCGTCGTCAAGGGCCAGCGCGTCAAGAAGGGCGATGTCATCGCTGACTCCTCCTCCACGGTGGATGGTTTGCTGGCCCTGGGCCAGAACGCGGTGGTGGCCTTCCTCTCCTGGGAGGGTGGCAACTTTGAAGACGCCATCCTGATCAGCGAGAAGATGGTGCAAGACGATCGCTTTACCTCGATCCACATCGAGAAGTATGAGCTCGAGGCGCGCGACACCAAGCTCGGCCCTGAGGAGATCACTCGCGACATCCCCAACGTGGGCGAAGAAGCGGTGAAGGACCTCGACGAGTACGGCATCGTGCGCATCGGCGCCGAAGTTGGCCCCAACGACATCCTGGTGGGCAAGATCACGCCCAAGGGTGAGAAGGAACTCACGCCCGAAGAGCGCCTGTTGCGCGCCATCTTCGGCGAGAAATCGCGTGACGTCAAAGACACCTCGCTGCGTATGCCGCACGGTGAGCGCGGCAAGGTGGTGGACGTACAGGTCTTCTCCCGCGAGGACAACATTGAACTCTCCGCCGGGGTAGAGAAGATGGTGCGCGTCTCCGTGGCGCAGCGCCGCAAGATCACCGCCGGCGACAAAATGTCTGGCCGCCACGGCAACAAGGGTGTGGTGTCCAAGGTGGTGCCGGTGGAGGATATGCCCTTCCTTGAAGACGGCACCCCGGTCGACGTCATCCTCAACCCGCTGGGTGTGCCTGGCCGTATGAACATCGGCCAGATCTTGGAAACCCACTTGGGCTGGGCGGCCAAGCGCCTCGGCTTCCGCGCCCTGGTGCCCGTCTTCGACGGTGCCAGCGAGTACGAGATCGAAGCCGAGCTGGCGCGTGCCTGGCTGATGGATCAAGCCTGGAAGGAAACTGGCGAGAAGGCCTGGGCCTGGCTGGCAGAACAAGACAGCGCCTACGATGCCGAATCGCTGGAAGATGATAATGAAGTGCGCAACCTGTATCTGGAGCAGTGGTTGGGCAAGGAGTACAGCATGAGCCGCGTGGCGCAGGATATGACCTATGCGCGCCAATCCACTGTGCGCGAATGGCTGAAGGACAAGGGCTACAACGCCGATGACCTGCTGGCCTTTGAGCATGCGGATATCTCGCTGCCGGTACGCAAAGAGCGCGGCCAGAAGGCCACCAACGCCTGTGCGCGCCTGTGGCTGATCAGCCTCGGTGAGGATGATCCCGGCAAGAATGCCGACGACGAAACCCTGCGCATGCTGGCGCAGCGCGCCATGGTCAAGCACCACAAGCCCATCCCCTACCTGGGCAAGCAGGCCCTGCGCGATGGCAAGACTGGCCAGCAGTATGACCAGCCGGTCACCGTGGGCGTGATGAACATGCTCAAGCTGCATCACCTGGTGGAAGACAAGGTGCATGCCCGCTCCACCGGCCCGTACAGCCTGGTCACCCAGCAGCCGCTGGGCGGTAAGGCGCAGTTCGGTGGCCAGCGCTTCGGTGAAATGGAAGTGTGGGCGCTGGAAGCCTATGGCGCCTCCTACACCCTGCAGGAGATGCTCACCGTCAAATCCGACGATGTTGTCGGCCGCGTCAAGACCTACGAATCGATCGTCAAGGGTGAGCCCATCGAAGAGCCCGGCATTCCGGCTTCCTTCCGCGTGTTGGTGAAAGAGCTGCAGTCCCTGGGCCTTTCGGTGGAAGCGGAAACCGAAGACGGCGTGGTCAAGTTCGGCAAGGAAGAGCAGCGTGCTCGCCCGCCGCGTCTCGGCACAGGCTTGCTGGGGCTGGGTGAGGACCTCAAGAAGACACCTTGA
- a CDS encoding HPr family phosphocarrier protein has product MKSIELTIENAVGLHARPATLFVKAAQKHAAEITVTYEGRTVSAKSLLALLTLAVGQGGVIQLSAEGEGAEAALAELQALAANNFGE; this is encoded by the coding sequence ATGAAATCGATCGAGCTGACCATTGAGAACGCGGTGGGCTTGCATGCACGCCCAGCCACCTTGTTCGTCAAAGCGGCCCAGAAGCACGCCGCTGAAATCACCGTCACCTACGAGGGGCGCACCGTCAGCGCCAAGAGCCTGCTGGCTTTGCTCACGCTGGCCGTGGGGCAGGGCGGGGTGATCCAGCTCTCGGCCGAGGGGGAGGGCGCCGAGGCGGCGCTGGCGGAATTGCAGGCGCTGGCGGCTAACAATTTTGGGGAGTAG
- a CDS encoding GntR family transcriptional regulator, with protein MQNSSAKPSLPKYRQIEEELRYKILFGHWKPGHQILTEMELCEQYQVSRITIRKALNELENAGYLVRQSGKGSFVTDWQENLAERPVLKSFTNEMHALGKKATTVDVELAETKADKILAGILNIAEGDPIIQLKRVRAVDDGVLIGYSINTFPFTREFSTNPADYYQSFYEYLGQFGIFFTSALDYLEAMLPPPEVAEKLRIAASEPVLKSVKISHSTDRRFTEYNICYYVGREYRYYVKY; from the coding sequence ATGCAGAATTCAAGCGCCAAACCATCCCTGCCAAAGTATCGCCAGATCGAAGAAGAGCTGCGCTATAAGATTCTGTTTGGGCACTGGAAGCCCGGGCACCAGATCCTGACTGAAATGGAGCTGTGCGAGCAATACCAGGTGAGCCGCATCACCATCCGCAAGGCGCTCAACGAGCTGGAGAACGCCGGCTACCTGGTGCGCCAGAGCGGCAAGGGTAGCTTTGTGACTGACTGGCAAGAGAACCTGGCAGAGCGCCCGGTGCTCAAAAGCTTCACTAATGAAATGCACGCCCTGGGCAAGAAGGCCACCACCGTGGATGTCGAGCTTGCTGAAACCAAGGCTGACAAGATCCTGGCGGGCATCCTCAACATCGCCGAAGGCGACCCGATCATTCAGCTTAAACGTGTGCGTGCCGTGGATGACGGCGTATTGATCGGCTATTCGATCAATACCTTTCCCTTTACGCGCGAATTTTCCACCAACCCGGCGGATTATTACCAATCCTTCTACGAGTACCTGGGCCAGTTTGGCATCTTCTTCACCTCCGCCCTGGATTACCTTGAAGCGATGCTGCCGCCACCCGAAGTGGCCGAGAAGCTGCGTATCGCGGCGTCGGAGCCGGTGCTCAAGAGCGTCAAGATCAGCCACAGCACAGACCGGCGCTTCACCGAATACAACATTTGCTACTACGTGGGCCGTGAGTACCGCTATTACGTCAAGTACTAA
- a CDS encoding fructose PTS transporter subunit IIA: MDTIINEQLIALDVALADKAAVIAQVAALLDAAGRLSDPARYIEDVYEREAMVPTGIGNLIAIPHARSAGVAHSGLVYLRLAAPVAWNEDEQARLVFGIAVPEENTDNLHLKILSSVAKKLLDDKIRQLLEESSAKQAILDALLA, encoded by the coding sequence ATGGACACAATCATTAATGAACAGTTGATCGCCCTGGATGTAGCCCTGGCGGATAAGGCGGCGGTGATCGCCCAGGTGGCTGCCTTGCTGGATGCCGCCGGCCGGCTGAGTGACCCGGCGCGCTACATCGAGGATGTGTATGAACGTGAGGCGATGGTGCCTACGGGCATCGGCAACCTGATCGCCATTCCGCATGCACGTTCGGCGGGTGTGGCGCATTCGGGCCTGGTGTACCTGCGCCTGGCGGCCCCGGTGGCTTGGAACGAGGATGAGCAGGCGCGCTTGGTGTTCGGCATCGCCGTGCCCGAAGAGAATACGGATAACTTGCACCTCAAGATCCTCTCCTCGGTGGCCAAGAAATTGCTTGATGATAAAATCAGGCAGTTACTTGAAGAATCCTCCGCCAAACAAGCCATTCTGGATGCGTTGTTGGCCTAG